The genomic interval CACCTCTATTCACCAGGTGGCGTAGTCCCGACTTTTCCGGAAAGTTGAGGGTGGGTCATGTTCGAACGGGATCGCAGTTGCAACCTATTCTCTGTATTACTTAACATGTGAACAATGTAGCAAAGTGTACTATTAGTTTGAGAAAGCAGCCTTTTTTATACCCCCAGGTATCATTCGAATGTTCATTTCTGCGCACATGAATAACTAACTGTTTGTATCAACTGTTTGTAACATTTAACACCCTTACATATGATAATCGACATTTACAACAATAACTGTTTCCCTTAAAGCAGGTTTATCAGCTGAATCAACAATTATTTCAGATGCTTAAACTATCACCATTATGTCATCCACAGAATTTAATACGTTGCTCCTTGGAAATGCCGATTTCCTCAGACCGTATGCAGTTACCTTGACAAAAGATTCGGAATCTGCGAAAGACCTTTACCAGGAAACGCTGTTCCGCGCGCTGGCCAACCGTGACAAGTACCTGGCGGGTACCAATATCCGGGCATGGCTGTATACCATTATGCGCAATATCTTCATCAACAATTACCGGCGTGGTAACAGGCAGTTCCGTTTGCTGGACAATTCCGCCGGAGAATACCTGCTGCATCAGCAACAACCATGCATCGGCAATTCCGCAGAAACCAACCTGCGTATCAAAGATGTACATATGGCGGTGTATAACCTCCCCGTAATATTTAAACAACCTTTCATGCTTTATTTTGAAGGGTATAAGTATTATGAAATAGCTGCTATGCTGAACGAGCCGCTGGGAACCGTAAAAAGCCGCATTCACTTTGCCCGTAAAATGCTGAAATCCCGTATTGCAAGATATTGACCCCTTCCGGAAAAAGGGGAGAGGATATGCTCGCGGAAACCACGCGTAGCGGCAGGTCCATGTCCTTTCTCCTTTTCCTTTTCTCCCTTTATGCTTTCTTTCGTAATTTTATGCCTTCCCTTTTAAATATTCAAACATCATTTCCCGGGTGAAAGACAGGGATCTTTAATAAATCGAATGAAGGCAAATTATTTAGACGAATTGAATGAGCGGCAACGCGCAGCGGTAGAACATATCAACGGACCGCTGATGATCGTGGCGGGCGCCGGCTCCGGTAAAACCAAAGTGCTGACTACCCGTATCGCACACCTGTTGCGCAACGGCGTGGATGCGTTTAATATTCTCTCGCTTACATTTACGAATAAGGCCGCCCGCGAAATGAAAGAGCGTGTGGAAAAGATCCTTGGAGGTACGGAAGCCCGCAATCTCTATATTGGTACATTCCACTCCGTGTTTGCCCGCCTGCTGAGAGCGGAAGCACACCGCCTCGGTTATCCGAACGATTTTACCATCTACGACTCTGACGATGCTAAAAGCGTGCTTAAAACCATCATAAACGAGCAGAATCTGGACGATAAGCACTATAAGCCTGCCCTGGTATATAACCGCATTTCCGCGGCTAAAAACAGCCTTATGGGGCCTGAGGAGTATCAGCATGACTATGCCGTTCAGCAGGAAGATATGAGGGCTAACAGGCCGCTTACCGGAAAGCTGTACGATATGTACGCCAAACGCTGCTTTAAGAACGGCGCAATGGACTTTGACGACTTGCTGTTCAAAATGTATGTGTTACTGAAGAGCTTCCCGGAAGTACTGCACAAATACCAGCACAAGTTCAAATATATCATGATCGATGAGTACCAGGATACCAACCCTGCCCAGTACGAGATCATCAAACTGTTAGGTGCTGCCCACGAAAATATCTGCGTGGTGGGAGACGATGCCCAGAGTATCTATTCCTTCCGTGGCGCTACCATCCAGAATATCCTCCAGTTCGAAAAGGACTATGAAGATGCCAAGGTGGTGAAGCTGGAGCAGAACTATCGTAGTACCAAGTCCATCCTCAATGTGGCCAACGAGGTGATCGCCAACAACAAGGGCCAGATCGAAAAGAACCTGTGGACAGACAATGCCGATGGGGAAAAGATCAAGCTGGTGCGTACCATGACGGATAATGAGGAAGGTAAGTTCGTTGCCGATACCATCGCCGAGCAAAAATTGCGCAACCATTACGCCAACAGGGATTTCGCCATCCTGTACCGCACAAATGCCCAGAGCCGTGCATTTGAGGAAAACCTGCGCCGTAAAGCCATCCCTTACCGCATCTTCGGAGGCCTGTCCTTCTATCAGCGTAAGGAGATCAAGGACTTCATCGCGTACCTGCGCATCGTTACCAATCCGCAGGAAGAGGAAAGCCTGAAACGAATCATCAATTACCCTGTACGTGGTATCGGTAAAACTACGCTGGACAAAGTATCTGTCCTGGCCAATGAACATAATATCACGTTCTGGAATGTGCTGGAAAGGGCGCAGGAGTTCGGGTTTAAGTCCGGTACCCTGGAAGCGATCGAGAATTTCGTGATGATGATACGCAGTTTCCAGGCCATGCTCGGTAAGCATAATGCTTATGACATCGCTTTGCAGGTTGGTAAATCTACCAACATCGTAAAGGAACTGTTCAATGATAAAACAACAGAGGGCCTGGCCCGTTACGAGAATATCCAGGAATTGCTGAACTCCATCAAGGAATTTACAGAAACACCTACTGAAGATGGTGAACTGGTGGAAGCAGAGAAATCACTGGGTAGCTACCTGCAGCAGATCACGCTGCTGACGGATGCCGATAAAGGAAACGATGAGGACAGCGACGTGGTGAAACTGATGACCATCCACGCGGCGAAGGGACTGGAATTCCCGGTGGTATTCTCCGTTGGGCTGGAAGAAAACCTTTTCCCCAGCGGCCTGTCTATCAATTCCAGGGAAGAACTGGAGGAAGAACGCCGCCTGTTCTACGTGGTGATCACCCGCGCAAAGTCCCGTCTGTACCTCACATATGCCAACAGCAGGTACCGTTTCGGACAGCTGGTGAACAATGAGTCCAGCCGTTTCCTGGAGGAGATGCCTGAAAAGTACATCGACCGCAGCTATGCAGGCGGCGGTAATGTGAACCGTAGTCCTATCAACAGCGGCAACGGTTTATGGGGTAACAATGGCGGCGGCAACATGTTTGACCGCATGCAGAAGAAGTCGCCCCAGGCAACGCAACAGCCTTCAGGTCCGCGTCCTGCGCCAAGACCAGTGCCTAATGCGGCGCCCGGCAACCATGTACCTTCTCCGAACTTTACCCCCGATGATCCGGCTACTATGGAGCCAGGTATGGAAGTGGAACACCAGAAGTTTGGTTTTGGCACCATCCAGACGCTGGAAGGGCCTATGAACAACCGCATTGCTACGGTGAACTTCCCTAAGGGCGGTGGCGAGAAGAAGATCATGCTGAACTACGCCCGCCTGATGATCGTTAAAAAATAACCGTACTATAACTGGCTGCAAGAGAAGGAATCCCCGTCTCTTGCAGCTTTTATTTATACTGATATGTCTTCCGCCATACTGAAACTGCGTCATTACTGTGCTTACCAGGAGCGCTGCCACAGCGAGGTAAAATACAAGTGTATCGAGCTGGGATTGCGTGGTGAGGAGATTGATGCAGCAATTGCCGACCTGATCTCGGAGAACTTCCTGAACGAGGAACGCTTTGCCCGCGCCTTTGCCGGCGGGAAATTCCGTACAAAGCAGTGGGGACGAAAGAAGATCGTACAGGAGCTGAAGCAGCGGCAGGTGTCTGAATATTGTATCAGGAAGGGCATGACGGAGATCGATGGTGACGATTATGACAAGACCTTAAACAATCTGGCGGCAAAAAAATACGCATCTCTCAGAGGGGAACAGTATCTCAAAAGGAAGTATAAGACGATGCAATACCTCCTGCAAAAGGGGTATGAACCCGAGCTGATACAGGAAATAGTTGAACAAATTGCAAAAGAACCCGGATAGATAGCGGATAATTTTCATAGTTTTTAAACGAAGTCATCGTAATTTGCGAGAAGGAATTTAATTAGAAAAATATGTCAGATCTGAAGGTAACGCTTATACAGACCAACCTGCACTGGGAAAATATAGAGGAAAATCTTCGCATGTTCGATGAAAAGATCAATGCTATTCAGGAACGGACAGAAGTAGTGGTATTGCCGGAAATGTTCAGTACAGGCTTTAGTATGGCCCCGGAAAGACTGGCACAGACCATGGATGGCAGCGCTGTACAGTGGATGAAGAAGAAAGCGGCCGAGAAGAATATAATCCTGACCGGAAGCCTGATCATCGAAGAGAACGGACAATACTGGAACCGCCTGCTCTGGATGCAGCCTAACGGTGTATACGGCACCTACGATAAACGTCACCTTTTTGGTTATGGCGGAGAGCACGAGCATTACCAGCCGGGCGATAAACGCCTGATAGCCCAGGTAAAAGGCTGGAAGGTCTGCCTGACTGTTTGTTATGACCTTCGCTTCCCGGTATGGTCGAGGAATGTGATCTCACCGGAAACCGGCGAGCCGGCATATGATGTGCTGATCAATGTAGCCAACTGGCCGGAGCGGAGAAGTACCCCATGGAAGACCTTAATCCATGCCCGCGCCATTGAAAATCAATGCTATACCATTGGCGTGAACAGGGTTGGCAATGACGGCAACAATATTTACCACAGCGGCGACTCCAGCCTGATCGATCCCCTGGGAGAGATCATTTACAGGAAATCGCACGATGAGGATATTTTTACTACTACACTAGAACGCTCCCGCCTGGAAGAGGTAAGGAAGAACTTTCCTTTCCTGAAGGATGCAGATAAATTCCAGGTATTTTAATTAATGTTGAACGGTATACATCATATTGCTATCATTTGCGCTGACTATGAACGAAGTAAGCGTTTTTATACAGAAGTGCTTGGACTGAAGATCATCCGTGAGGTATACCGGCTGGAACGCCGGTCGTACAAGCTGGACCTGGCTCTCAACGGGCACTACGTGATAGAATTGTTTTCTTTTCCCGACCCGCCGCCAAGAGTAAGCGGTCCGGAAGCCGTTGGATTGAGGCACCTGGCCTTTTCAGTGAGTAATATTGAACAGGTGGTAGCTCATCTTAAAACCCATAATGTAACTCCCGAGCCTATACGCACAGATCCTTACACCGGCAGGCGGTTCACCTTTTTCACGGACCCTGACGGCCTGCCGCTGGAATTATACGAAGTGTAACGCAGTTCATAGCGCTTGCCGGCTGGTATTGACTATGGCTGTTATCATAGATACTTAAAACATTGTCAATGCTTAGGGCTTACATTAACACTCGGATTTTCACAGGCGATTTATGGCTGGATGGTTATGCTGTTGTTACAGACGAGGGGCGTATACAACAGGTATTACCACAGGCGCAGATACCAACAGACGCTGAACTGACCGATCTGAAAGGCGCTATCCTGGCGCCGGCTTTCATTGATCTGCAGATCTATGGCGGCAATGGCAAACTGTTCCCTTTTACACCCGATAGCGCTACTTTAAAGGCTACCTATGAATATTGCAGCGCCGGTGGCGCCGCTTTTTTTCTGCCAACCATTCCTACACATTCTCCCGAAGTGATACGGAAATCTATCGAAGCCGTACGGCAGTACTGGCAGGAAGGCGGTAAAGGCGTATTGGGCCTCCACCTGGAAGGGCCCTTCATTAATCCCGAGAAAAAAGGAGCACATCTCTCCCGATATATCAAACAACCTACCGCGGCAGATATCGATGAACTGCTGGCTGTAGGCAAAGGCATCATTAAAATGATGACCCTTGCGCCTGAATGCTGCGATCCCGCGCTGGTAAAGCAATTACAGGATGCCGGCGTGGTGGTTTCCGCCGGCCATAGCAATGCCGATTATGCTACTGCGTACAAATCGTTTGATGATGGCATTACTACCACCACACACCTGTTCAATGCCATGTCTCCCCTGCAGAGCCGTGCCCCTGGCATGGTGGGCGCTATTTACGACCATCCGGCAGTACATGCCAGCATCGTAGCAGACGGGATACATGTGGACTTTAATGCGGTCCGCATCAGTAAAAAAGTAATGGGGGAACGCCTCTTCCTGATCACGGACGCCGTGGTGGCCTGCGCGGAAGGCGACTATATATACGTGGAAGAGCCGGACCGTTACGTGAATGCCCAGGGTGTACTGGCTGGTTCCAGGCTTACCATGCATAAGGCTGTAAAGAATTGTATAACGAAGGTGGGTATCTTACCTGAAGAAGCGCTACGAATGGCTTCTACCTATCCTGCTATTGTTGCCGGCGTATCCCATGAGTTGGGTAAAATAGCACCCGGCTACCTGGACACAATGGTAGTTTTGGATACTGACTGGGAGTTGAAACATTTAATTGGGTTATCTTAGCGGTTTCAACCTGTAATTTTCATGGGCATCATACATTACTTTAAAAAAGACCAATACAAGAATTTATTTCTCCTGGTATGGCTTTTACTGGCGTTGATACAGGCTGGGTTTACCGAGTTGATGGATGATGAGGCCTATTACTGGGTGTACTCCCGCCATCTTGACTGGGGCTATTTTGATCATCCGCCGATGGTGGCGCTGCTGATCAAAATCGGGTATGGATTGTTCCATAATGAGTTCGGCGTTCGTTTGTGCATGGTAATCCTTAATGTGCTGACACTGGTTATTACGGACAAGCTGATACCACGCAGGGATAACCGCTTATTCTACCTGTTGCTCTGTGTGATGGCGGCGATGCAATTAGGCGGTATGTTGGCTGTACCTGATGTGCCACTGGTCTTTTTTGCCGCCCTCTATTTTCTCTTCTACCGCGATTTCCTGGAGCAGCAGAGCTGGAAGAATACCTTGTTGCTGGCCCTGAGTATGGCCCTGATGTTCTACAGCAAATACCATGGTATTCTGCTGGTAGCCTTCACGGTTATCTCTAATCTGAACCTGCTGCGGGTGTTTAAGTTTTATGTTGCCTGTATCATTACCACCATATTATTCCTGCCGCATCTTTACTGGCAGTATGCACATGACTTTCCTTCCCTGCAGTACCACCTGGTGGAAAGGAATGCCAGCACTTACCAGTTTAGTTTTACCATTGAATACATCCTGGGGCAGTTAGCTTTATTCGGCCCTGTTGCCGGATGGCTGGTGTTATACTATGCTTTTGTTTGCCCTATCCAGAGCGCTTTTGAAAGGGCATTGAAGTATTGTATGATAGGTGTACTGGCCTTCTTCCTGTTCAGTACTTTTAAAGGCAGGGTGGAGACCAACTGGACAGTGATGCTGTTTACACCGGTAATGGTGCTGGCACATCAGTCGGTGCGCCGTAAGCGGTCCCTGAAATGGTCGCTCAAAATACTGCCCTATCTGGCTGCATTCACACTGATCCTTGTACTGGCTACCCGCGTTTATATGATATGGGATTTTATGCCGGGTGTTGAAATACGTCCGGAAATACATCACAATAAGCCCTGGGCTGAAGAGATCAAAAAACATGCGGCTGGCCGTCCGGTGGTGTTCATCAACAGTTATCAATGGCCTTCAAAGTATATGTTCTATAGTGGAGAACAGGCTTACGTGGTGAACAACCGCTATACCCGCCGGAACCAGTACAACTATTGGGATACGGAAAAACAACTCTGGGGCAAACCGGCGCTGATCGTTTTTACGCCAGATAACAAGTTGCCGGTAACGGATAGTTTCAATACCGTTAAAGGGCCCTGGAGTGCTTACGATGAGGATCATTATTATTCCTATTCACTGATCACGCTGGTGCCTGCCATGAAATATGTAAAGGTGAAACGGGGTGAACGCATGCCATTCATCCTGCAGTTGAAGAATGGTTATCATGTACCGGTACCGGTCGATAAGGAACATGAGGCTGTAATAGGGTATGGATTTGCAAAGAAGGAGGAAGTATTGGGGGGAGTGAAGTCAGATCTGTCTTTAAGCCGTGCAATTGAGCGGCGTATTATCCGTATGGAGGTGATCATGCCGGACAAACCGGGCACCTATCAATTAAAATTCTGTGTATTTGCCGGCATATTTTTTCCAACGCATAACAGCCAGACAGTAACAGTAGTGGTAGAATAAAACCATAAAAAAGGATCAGGGATTGAATGAATGCGAATACCGCAACACTCAATCCCTGATCTTTTTTACTTTTATTGCTTACTGCTGGAAGGCATTCCAGCCCTGTGCTACAAGTTTGAATTTGTTACCACCTTTAGTATGGATATGCGCGCCCTCACTGATATCTGTCATATACCCGATCACACTGATCTGCTCAGATAGAACGATCTTATCATAGTCCGCCTGTTTCATGGTAAAGAGCAGCTCATAATCTTCGCCACCGCTAAGCGCTGCCGCTGTGGGGTCGAGAGAGAATTTCAGTGCCATTTCCTTCGTCTCACTGGCAATAGGGATCTTCTCTTCGTACAACACCACACCGAGGTTACTCTGTTTACAGATATGCAGGATCTCCGAACTGAGGCCATCACTCACATCCATCATCGCCGTGGGCTGGATATCCTGTTCCTGGAGGAATTCAATGATATCGCGACGGGCCTCCGGTTTTAACTGGCGACCGATAATATAGGTCTGATCTTCCAGGTCTGGTTGCAGCTGCGGACTTTCAAGGTAGATCCTCTTTTCTCTTTCCAGCAGCGTCAGTCCGAGGTAAGCGGCACCCAGGTCGCCCGATACGCAAAGCAGGTCTCCTTTCTGAGCGGTGGAGCGTTTTACAAATTTGTCAGGCGCCACTTCACCGATAGCTGTTACGCTGATCACGAAGCCTTTCTGGGAAGAAGTGGTATCTCCCCCGATGAGGTCTACGCCATATTTTTCGCAGGCAGCATATACGCCTTCATAAAATTCGTTGAGCGCATCTACGGAGAAGCGGTTGCTGAACGCAATACTCATAGTGATCTGAGTAGGGTTAGCGTTCATGGCATATATGTCGGAGAGGTTTACCACCACTGATTTATAGCCGAGGTGTTTCAGCGGCGTATACATCAGGTCAAAGTGAATGCCTTCCACCAGCATATCGGTGGATATGACCGTCTGGCGGCCAAAATGGTCAATGACAGCAGCGTCATCACCTACACCCAGGATCGTGCTGGCCTGCTGGATCTCAATATTTTTAGTAAGCAGTTCTATTAGTCCGAACTCGCCAAGCGAGTTGATCTCTGTTCTTTCTTCACTCATGGTGTATGATATTAGATCAGTATTTTCCATTTACAATGTCCACCAGTGGCTCATGAATAAGTCCATTGGTAGCGATCAGCGTACGCTGGTAAGGAGAGTAGCGGTGGCCTTTGAAGTCGGTTACTTTACCTCCTGCTTCCTCTACAATAAGGAATCCTGCGGCAGCGTCCCATGCATTGAGGCTATGTTCGTAGTATCCGTCAAAGCGGCCGGCAGCTACCCAGCAGAGATCGATAGCGGCAGATCCGAGCCGGCGTACCGGTTGTCCCCGTTTTACGAAGTACTCAAATACATCGATGGGGCTATGAGTATATTCCTTCCAGGTGTAGGGGAAACCCGTTACCATACAGGCTTTTTTCATATCGTCTTTAGTGGATACCCTGATACGTTTGTCGTTGAGGGTAGCGCCCTGTCCCTTTTCTGCAAAGAAGAATTCGTCGAGGAAAGGGTTGTATACAGCACCCAGGATCATCTCTCCATCCTGCTCGATACCAATAGAAACGCAGCAGATGGGAATGCCATGGGCAAAGTTCACGGTGCCGTCCAGGGGATCAATGATCCATTTGATGTTGGAATCTGAAGTGATCTCGCCAGACTCTTCACTGAGTATAAAGTGATGCGGGAAGTTTTCCCTTATCACGCTGAAAATGGCAGTCTCTGCATTCTTATCAGCTTCTGTTACCAGATCATTCACGGAACTTTTGCTGGATATCTCGAAAGAGCCGTTAAAGTATTGCTTTAGAACATCTCCGCCGGCTTTTGTTGCTTTGAGTAGGGTTGCTTTTAACATGTGGCAAAGGTACGCGGGAATTTTTTTTCTAACCATATCGTTTTTAGTAATATGTTTGTGTAAGATTGCCAGAGGTAAGGTACCTGTAATTCAAAATCAAACCGTAGCAATCCGAAATTCGGCGTATTTTTGCAGCTAATAAATGAGAAGGTAAATTAATGGCCATTTTAGGAAATCTTATATCCAGGTCACTGCGCATCAGGAAGAAATTTACATTTAAGTTAGGGACACCTCGCCAATATCAGCTGCAGGTATTACACAGACTGCTGGCGAAGGCAAAGGACACGCAATTCGGACAACATTATAAATTTCAGGAGATCCTGAACAGTCCGAATGTAATGGCTCAGTACCGGGCTATAGTGCCTGTACATAACTACAATAAAATGCATGCGGAATGGTGGCATAAGTGTCTGGAGGGGCAGGCTAATGTCAGCTGGCCGGAAAAAATAAAGTACTTCGCGCTTAGCTCCGGCACATCGGAGTCGGCGAGTAAACACATACCCGTTACCCGGGATATGCTGAAAAACGTCAAGAAAGTGGGCGTGAAGCAGCTTTATTCCATGGCTAACTTCAACATCCCTCCTAAATCCTTCACCAAGGGGATCCTGATGCTGGGCGGTACTACTGCCCTCTACGAGAAAGGAGACTA from Chitinophaga filiformis carries:
- a CDS encoding RNA polymerase sigma factor, whose amino-acid sequence is MSSTEFNTLLLGNADFLRPYAVTLTKDSESAKDLYQETLFRALANRDKYLAGTNIRAWLYTIMRNIFINNYRRGNRQFRLLDNSAGEYLLHQQQPCIGNSAETNLRIKDVHMAVYNLPVIFKQPFMLYFEGYKYYEIAAMLNEPLGTVKSRIHFARKMLKSRIARY
- a CDS encoding ATP-dependent helicase, translating into MKANYLDELNERQRAAVEHINGPLMIVAGAGSGKTKVLTTRIAHLLRNGVDAFNILSLTFTNKAAREMKERVEKILGGTEARNLYIGTFHSVFARLLRAEAHRLGYPNDFTIYDSDDAKSVLKTIINEQNLDDKHYKPALVYNRISAAKNSLMGPEEYQHDYAVQQEDMRANRPLTGKLYDMYAKRCFKNGAMDFDDLLFKMYVLLKSFPEVLHKYQHKFKYIMIDEYQDTNPAQYEIIKLLGAAHENICVVGDDAQSIYSFRGATIQNILQFEKDYEDAKVVKLEQNYRSTKSILNVANEVIANNKGQIEKNLWTDNADGEKIKLVRTMTDNEEGKFVADTIAEQKLRNHYANRDFAILYRTNAQSRAFEENLRRKAIPYRIFGGLSFYQRKEIKDFIAYLRIVTNPQEEESLKRIINYPVRGIGKTTLDKVSVLANEHNITFWNVLERAQEFGFKSGTLEAIENFVMMIRSFQAMLGKHNAYDIALQVGKSTNIVKELFNDKTTEGLARYENIQELLNSIKEFTETPTEDGELVEAEKSLGSYLQQITLLTDADKGNDEDSDVVKLMTIHAAKGLEFPVVFSVGLEENLFPSGLSINSREELEEERRLFYVVITRAKSRLYLTYANSRYRFGQLVNNESSRFLEEMPEKYIDRSYAGGGNVNRSPINSGNGLWGNNGGGNMFDRMQKKSPQATQQPSGPRPAPRPVPNAAPGNHVPSPNFTPDDPATMEPGMEVEHQKFGFGTIQTLEGPMNNRIATVNFPKGGGEKKIMLNYARLMIVKK
- a CDS encoding regulatory protein RecX — protein: MSSAILKLRHYCAYQERCHSEVKYKCIELGLRGEEIDAAIADLISENFLNEERFARAFAGGKFRTKQWGRKKIVQELKQRQVSEYCIRKGMTEIDGDDYDKTLNNLAAKKYASLRGEQYLKRKYKTMQYLLQKGYEPELIQEIVEQIAKEPG
- a CDS encoding amidohydrolase, which gives rise to MSDLKVTLIQTNLHWENIEENLRMFDEKINAIQERTEVVVLPEMFSTGFSMAPERLAQTMDGSAVQWMKKKAAEKNIILTGSLIIEENGQYWNRLLWMQPNGVYGTYDKRHLFGYGGEHEHYQPGDKRLIAQVKGWKVCLTVCYDLRFPVWSRNVISPETGEPAYDVLINVANWPERRSTPWKTLIHARAIENQCYTIGVNRVGNDGNNIYHSGDSSLIDPLGEIIYRKSHDEDIFTTTLERSRLEEVRKNFPFLKDADKFQVF
- a CDS encoding VOC family protein → MLNGIHHIAIICADYERSKRFYTEVLGLKIIREVYRLERRSYKLDLALNGHYVIELFSFPDPPPRVSGPEAVGLRHLAFSVSNIEQVVAHLKTHNVTPEPIRTDPYTGRRFTFFTDPDGLPLELYEV
- the nagA gene encoding N-acetylglucosamine-6-phosphate deacetylase, translating into MLRAYINTRIFTGDLWLDGYAVVTDEGRIQQVLPQAQIPTDAELTDLKGAILAPAFIDLQIYGGNGKLFPFTPDSATLKATYEYCSAGGAAFFLPTIPTHSPEVIRKSIEAVRQYWQEGGKGVLGLHLEGPFINPEKKGAHLSRYIKQPTAADIDELLAVGKGIIKMMTLAPECCDPALVKQLQDAGVVVSAGHSNADYATAYKSFDDGITTTTHLFNAMSPLQSRAPGMVGAIYDHPAVHASIVADGIHVDFNAVRISKKVMGERLFLITDAVVACAEGDYIYVEEPDRYVNAQGVLAGSRLTMHKAVKNCITKVGILPEEALRMASTYPAIVAGVSHELGKIAPGYLDTMVVLDTDWELKHLIGLS
- a CDS encoding ArnT family glycosyltransferase, which codes for MGIIHYFKKDQYKNLFLLVWLLLALIQAGFTELMDDEAYYWVYSRHLDWGYFDHPPMVALLIKIGYGLFHNEFGVRLCMVILNVLTLVITDKLIPRRDNRLFYLLLCVMAAMQLGGMLAVPDVPLVFFAALYFLFYRDFLEQQSWKNTLLLALSMALMFYSKYHGILLVAFTVISNLNLLRVFKFYVACIITTILFLPHLYWQYAHDFPSLQYHLVERNASTYQFSFTIEYILGQLALFGPVAGWLVLYYAFVCPIQSAFERALKYCMIGVLAFFLFSTFKGRVETNWTVMLFTPVMVLAHQSVRRKRSLKWSLKILPYLAAFTLILVLATRVYMIWDFMPGVEIRPEIHHNKPWAEEIKKHAAGRPVVFINSYQWPSKYMFYSGEQAYVVNNRYTRRNQYNYWDTEKQLWGKPALIVFTPDNKLPVTDSFNTVKGPWSAYDEDHYYSYSLITLVPAMKYVKVKRGERMPFILQLKNGYHVPVPVDKEHEAVIGYGFAKKEEVLGGVKSDLSLSRAIERRIIRMEVIMPDKPGTYQLKFCVFAGIFFPTHNSQTVTVVVE
- the thiL gene encoding thiamine-phosphate kinase, with amino-acid sequence MSEERTEINSLGEFGLIELLTKNIEIQQASTILGVGDDAAVIDHFGRQTVISTDMLVEGIHFDLMYTPLKHLGYKSVVVNLSDIYAMNANPTQITMSIAFSNRFSVDALNEFYEGVYAACEKYGVDLIGGDTTSSQKGFVISVTAIGEVAPDKFVKRSTAQKGDLLCVSGDLGAAYLGLTLLEREKRIYLESPQLQPDLEDQTYIIGRQLKPEARRDIIEFLQEQDIQPTAMMDVSDGLSSEILHICKQSNLGVVLYEEKIPIASETKEMALKFSLDPTAAALSGGEDYELLFTMKQADYDKIVLSEQISVIGYMTDISEGAHIHTKGGNKFKLVAQGWNAFQQ
- a CDS encoding inositol monophosphatase family protein — encoded protein: MLKATLLKATKAGGDVLKQYFNGSFEISSKSSVNDLVTEADKNAETAIFSVIRENFPHHFILSEESGEITSDSNIKWIIDPLDGTVNFAHGIPICCVSIGIEQDGEMILGAVYNPFLDEFFFAEKGQGATLNDKRIRVSTKDDMKKACMVTGFPYTWKEYTHSPIDVFEYFVKRGQPVRRLGSAAIDLCWVAAGRFDGYYEHSLNAWDAAAGFLIVEEAGGKVTDFKGHRYSPYQRTLIATNGLIHEPLVDIVNGKY